The Oligoflexia bacterium genome includes a window with the following:
- a CDS encoding glycosyltransferase family 39 protein: MLNLRVKVRSIFQDAYLKAAILSAFVMVFMKKWEPGGNLDTIWYSAVAKNIYETGNWFHFFISKYYIKDIFDHMPLTYWATAVSFNILGPSDFSARLYPMLCSFVSYILLYKIGTTIKDRNFGLMTLFTHVICFGASKWNGALMHDVPLVTYYLATFYCFIKGLKQSKYFYGSAVFFALGVFTKGPIIFGFFLGVTLWTFLTRNWDYLKERHFYYALLLLMCILALPLLPIFSFNGLSAYTMFFLWKASYLASTKLNHYFAYFIVVTQTSTLTFIPFLISIFTINKSSSLSEYGKSVLWLSFFIAISVIVPLSFFSVKFPHYLLPFYPFLSIVATLPLYKVFDKAKVDLPKLFIYSSVIMLCVFAAIPIKTTGKRSKEVLNVVNMIKLDPDIKKKSVYFYGKYFEDMTIFQHFKFYGSIDLQPLRLIGLKDVDFSNAYIVINRRFLPLSFEGIFLTEENCIFVNPMYCVIGNRKSMRFNLPEYVYPHEIY; the protein is encoded by the coding sequence ATGTTAAATCTACGGGTAAAAGTCCGCTCAATATTTCAGGATGCCTATCTCAAAGCGGCTATTTTAAGCGCTTTTGTTATGGTTTTTATGAAAAAGTGGGAACCCGGTGGAAATCTCGACACCATTTGGTACAGCGCAGTTGCCAAAAATATTTATGAAACAGGCAATTGGTTTCATTTTTTTATTTCTAAATATTACATCAAAGACATTTTTGATCACATGCCGCTGACCTATTGGGCAACAGCGGTTTCATTTAATATTTTGGGACCCTCTGATTTTTCAGCACGCTTGTACCCAATGTTGTGCTCATTTGTTTCATATATCTTGCTTTATAAAATCGGTACGACCATTAAAGATCGAAATTTTGGTCTCATGACGCTTTTCACCCATGTGATTTGTTTTGGTGCATCTAAATGGAACGGTGCTTTGATGCACGACGTCCCTTTGGTCACATATTATCTGGCAACTTTTTATTGTTTTATTAAAGGGCTTAAGCAGTCTAAATATTTTTATGGTTCAGCAGTTTTCTTTGCACTTGGAGTATTCACTAAAGGGCCAATTATCTTTGGATTTTTCTTAGGTGTTACACTTTGGACCTTTTTAACACGTAATTGGGATTATCTTAAAGAGCGCCATTTTTATTACGCACTCTTATTATTAATGTGCATTCTGGCTCTGCCACTTTTACCGATTTTTTCTTTTAATGGCTTAAGTGCATACACGATGTTCTTTTTATGGAAGGCGAGTTATCTCGCCTCAACTAAGCTTAATCATTATTTTGCTTATTTTATTGTTGTGACTCAAACATCTACACTGACTTTTATTCCTTTTTTGATTTCTATTTTCACGATTAATAAAAGTTCAAGTTTATCTGAGTATGGAAAATCGGTTTTATGGCTTTCATTTTTTATCGCAATAAGCGTGATTGTACCTTTATCGTTTTTTAGTGTTAAATTTCCGCACTACTTGTTGCCGTTTTACCCGTTCTTGTCGATTGTTGCGACTTTGCCGCTTTATAAAGTTTTTGATAAAGCCAAAGTGGATTTGCCAAAATTATTTATTTACAGTTCAGTCATTATGCTTTGTGTGTTTGCCGCAATTCCGATTAAGACAACCGGTAAACGTTCAAAAGAAGTTTTAAATGTCGTGAACATGATAAAGCTTGATCCTGATATTAAGAAAAAATCTGTTTATTTTTACGGCAAGTATTTTGAAGACATGACTATTTTCCAGCATTTCAAATTTTATGGCTCTATTGATTTACAACCTTTGCGTTTAATCGGGTTAAAAGATGTAGATTTTTCTAATGCCTATATTGTTATTAATCGAAGATTTTTGCCGTTAAGTTTTGAAGGTATTTTTCTCACCGAAGAGAATTGTATTTTTGTAAACCCCATGTATTGCGTGATTGGTAATCGCAAGAGCATGCGCTTTAATCTTCCTGAGTATGTTTATCCCCACGAAATTTATTAA